Proteins encoded within one genomic window of Phototrophicus methaneseepsis:
- the gp17 gene encoding tail completion protein gp17 — MLETDTALVEMLRADATLMALVDDQIYWYVADEHAVSPYLVLTATASTSNDYHGVDLQVGRYMVKAEGKVGYVVMQIADRVRQVLHKATLSAAGDTAVYRCQHVRTDRNVLVEDGQRYTQGIEVFDVRWTQ, encoded by the coding sequence ATGTTAGAAACAGATACGGCCCTTGTCGAGATGTTGCGAGCTGATGCAACCCTGATGGCCCTCGTCGATGACCAGATTTACTGGTATGTCGCTGACGAGCACGCTGTATCGCCGTATCTGGTCCTGACGGCCACTGCGTCGACATCGAATGATTATCACGGTGTAGATTTGCAGGTGGGCCGTTATATGGTCAAGGCCGAAGGTAAAGTCGGGTATGTCGTCATGCAGATCGCGGATCGAGTCCGCCAGGTGCTGCACAAAGCCACGTTGAGCGCGGCGGGTGATACGGCGGTGTACCGATGCCAACACGTGCGAACTGATCGCAATGTGTTGGTTGAGGACGGCCAAAGGTATACACAAGGCATCGAAGTTTTTGACGTTCGCTGGACACAGTGA
- a CDS encoding phage tail tape measure protein: MAETTLAELVLRVRGDVDSAENDLTSLDNKIDGFTRRARQKLREFGTETAKLAAGAVTATAVASVKAAADWESAFADVRKTVDGTDEQLSVLEDSLRDMASEGVLSALENSHDELAGIAAIAGQLGVKTDDISDFTRVMGAMAVATNLSSEEAATFAARFANITGMDISNVENLGDAIVTLGNNMAAQESDITNMANRLATLSTFNFDVDEILGYSAAMASLGLSAELGGSNFVKTVSQITSAVAEGGPALRTFAETAGMTADEFAELNKNDPSAAFNAFIEGLGKLDADEQLQTLQALNITSTEQQRVLLTLASGYATVEQGLSLANDAFEGNNALMDEAAAKADTTAGNFNSLKNKVNDLAVDIGEALLPAFNDIITGAGNVVDGLKEQDWETVASGLERIVQPFGDLIGDILGFDMPDLSGGLVAFVDGMENAMAAIQIVLDRAARGIDLWMLNVKLDILEFVYDLRNRIYNLTKDSMFGPIDIAPGIVVDTGDIRLDISNREFADDLTRALYGQLNSEDFDLASVLFGPEGFEKALTPEQLQGMIDFGGFADAIGWEGKRAIQDGMKRALEENDVTNIELLAPLALGLDIDQDSLKEQVATALQTAVDAGDADTIEALKPLVVALDIEFADYDATTTTGSEAYQQLVDDAMYEAREAAARDQHELQMQIMLDPDLDEASAQDEVTTVVEAVAYSAAPTVDLAIQPGAIDTSKVADAIQRALRAQGWMDPGAGQNIPVPLSDSPTGGGGGSGAALANQEYHSGGVVGFQNGADEGWAWVQAGETVRTKAQEASIQQQLAGQAAAMQTVQILVNSYGQSFRDVGEMVRRDWDTRGYMN, encoded by the coding sequence ATGGCTGAAACCACGCTGGCTGAGTTGGTGTTGCGCGTGCGCGGCGATGTCGACTCGGCAGAGAATGACCTCACGAGCTTAGACAATAAAATTGACGGCTTCACGCGGCGAGCCAGGCAAAAGCTGCGTGAGTTTGGCACGGAAACGGCCAAGCTTGCAGCCGGTGCTGTGACCGCGACTGCTGTCGCCAGCGTGAAAGCTGCTGCTGATTGGGAAAGCGCTTTTGCGGATGTGCGCAAGACCGTCGATGGCACGGATGAACAGTTGTCTGTGCTTGAAGATTCGCTGCGTGATATGGCGAGCGAAGGCGTCCTTTCCGCATTGGAAAACAGCCATGACGAGCTGGCCGGAATCGCGGCGATTGCTGGACAGCTCGGCGTGAAGACGGACGATATTTCCGACTTCACGCGGGTGATGGGCGCTATGGCGGTTGCGACCAACCTATCATCAGAAGAAGCGGCGACATTTGCGGCGCGCTTTGCCAACATCACCGGCATGGACATCAGCAATGTTGAGAACCTGGGCGATGCTATCGTCACCCTGGGTAACAACATGGCGGCGCAAGAATCCGACATCACCAATATGGCGAACCGCCTTGCGACGCTCTCGACATTCAATTTTGATGTTGATGAAATCCTGGGGTATAGCGCTGCTATGGCCTCGCTCGGTTTATCTGCTGAGTTGGGCGGCTCCAACTTCGTCAAGACAGTCTCTCAGATTACATCCGCAGTGGCTGAGGGTGGCCCAGCACTCCGCACCTTCGCGGAAACAGCGGGTATGACGGCTGATGAATTCGCTGAGCTCAACAAGAATGATCCCAGTGCGGCCTTTAATGCGTTCATCGAGGGACTTGGAAAACTCGATGCGGACGAGCAGCTTCAGACGCTTCAGGCGCTCAATATCACCAGTACCGAACAGCAGCGCGTCCTGCTTACCCTGGCGAGCGGCTACGCTACCGTAGAGCAGGGCCTGTCACTGGCAAATGACGCCTTCGAGGGCAACAACGCCCTGATGGATGAAGCCGCTGCAAAAGCTGATACAACGGCAGGCAACTTTAATTCGCTGAAAAACAAGGTCAATGATCTGGCGGTTGATATTGGCGAGGCGCTGCTGCCTGCGTTCAACGATATTATCACCGGCGCTGGCAACGTTGTTGATGGCCTGAAAGAGCAAGATTGGGAAACGGTAGCCAGCGGACTCGAACGTATCGTCCAGCCTTTTGGTGATTTGATCGGGGATATATTGGGCTTCGATATGCCTGATCTTTCCGGCGGGCTGGTGGCGTTTGTGGATGGCATGGAAAACGCTATGGCGGCCATACAGATCGTGCTGGACCGCGCAGCAAGAGGCATCGATTTATGGATGTTGAACGTTAAATTAGACATCCTTGAATTCGTCTATGACTTGCGCAACCGAATCTACAACTTAACAAAGGATTCGATGTTTGGGCCTATTGATATTGCGCCTGGCATCGTTGTTGATACTGGTGATATTCGTTTAGACATCAGCAACCGCGAATTTGCAGACGATTTAACGCGAGCGCTCTACGGTCAGCTTAACAGCGAGGACTTTGACTTGGCGAGCGTGTTATTTGGCCCAGAGGGATTTGAAAAAGCCCTGACGCCGGAGCAGCTCCAGGGCATGATCGACTTCGGCGGGTTTGCTGATGCCATCGGCTGGGAAGGCAAGCGCGCTATCCAGGATGGTATGAAGCGCGCTTTGGAAGAGAACGACGTTACCAATATTGAGCTCTTGGCACCGCTGGCGCTAGGACTGGACATCGACCAGGACAGCCTGAAAGAACAGGTCGCCACAGCGCTACAGACCGCCGTCGACGCGGGGGACGCGGACACGATCGAAGCATTGAAGCCGCTGGTTGTTGCGCTGGATATTGAGTTTGCTGATTATGATGCGACGACAACCACCGGCAGCGAAGCGTATCAGCAGTTGGTTGATGATGCGATGTATGAAGCTCGAGAGGCGGCGGCACGCGACCAGCACGAATTGCAAATGCAAATTATGTTGGACCCGGACCTGGACGAAGCCAGCGCGCAGGATGAGGTGACGACTGTCGTCGAGGCTGTGGCTTACAGCGCTGCACCGACTGTGGACCTGGCGATTCAGCCGGGGGCGATTGATACATCGAAGGTAGCTGATGCGATTCAGCGCGCGCTTAGGGCACAGGGTTGGATGGATCCGGGGGCCGGGCAGAATATCCCCGTACCGCTTTCAGACAGCCCAACGGGCGGCGGTGGTGGCAGTGGCGCGGCACTGGCGAACCAGGAATATCACAGCGGCGGTGTGGTGGGCTTCCAGAATGGTGCTGATGAAGGTTGGGCCTGGGTGCAGGCAGGCGAGACTGTGCGCACGAAAGCACAGGAAGCGAGTATTCAGCAGCAGTTGGCCGGGCAGGCAGCCGCTATGCAGACTGTGCAAATCCTTGTGAACAGCTACGGGCAGAGCTTCCGCGATGTGGGCGAGATGGTCCGGCGTGATTGGGACACGCGCGGGTATATGAATTAG
- a CDS encoding DUF4365 domain-containing protein, producing MALKKFFKECNISTLDDVFSKYEYGQDWRVEIVIGTDVQSAEFRIQSKVFTSTKKVEGRRLSQNIKINTLTYLAELSVPVMLHYHDHVNDKSYWMWLDEWYEKNYAPIWEKQKTKKVSIIKQGHELDSKAAAKIIQHVMNYHKRSLMLKRVSLANDTNDHFNFRYSTSGTGYSIDVFEKYPGAIQDSPVQGELKLTSEAEAILKRGFERGESVTFLGNLNLTGLPEWFTSTLNNLNTIEIKAFFAVPGDTIPLELEYLNKDDQCIFSTFAIFKYKHKGTHFMEMEGLSKKYPIKINITIDQQKPESNINIEYSHPNGYRPAELLEYDEILSKLITIGKLRITNKDSEEIYVIEEFTVTPKPLFTDDRMRQLVVNLDEINTAFDLDIKIPERTISADEENIINVFSDALREGHTNLLWPLPFTDTDHVLIVDKDRNTYKDFIKHIEAHGYSLIPPQSIIVKIFDQEITVQAGLLVYPTEIVNMDEIESSLSTDAETILIAFKFDQSKSEVFFPDFLEDELKRIP from the coding sequence ATGGCACTCAAGAAATTCTTTAAAGAATGTAACATAAGCACACTGGATGATGTTTTCAGCAAATATGAATATGGACAGGATTGGCGGGTCGAAATTGTCATAGGTACAGATGTGCAAAGTGCAGAGTTTCGAATCCAGAGCAAAGTGTTTACATCCACTAAAAAAGTTGAAGGTAGACGCCTATCACAGAACATCAAAATAAACACATTAACTTATCTTGCTGAGCTTTCAGTACCGGTCATGCTTCACTACCATGATCACGTCAACGATAAAAGTTATTGGATGTGGCTTGATGAGTGGTATGAAAAGAACTATGCTCCGATCTGGGAAAAACAAAAAACAAAAAAAGTATCAATTATTAAACAAGGACACGAATTAGACTCCAAGGCCGCAGCGAAAATTATTCAACATGTGATGAACTATCATAAGCGTAGCCTCATGTTGAAAAGAGTAAGTTTAGCAAATGACACAAACGATCATTTCAATTTTCGTTATTCAACTTCTGGAACAGGTTATTCAATTGATGTTTTTGAAAAATATCCAGGAGCTATTCAAGATTCGCCAGTTCAAGGTGAATTGAAGTTAACAAGCGAAGCAGAAGCAATACTAAAGCGAGGATTTGAACGAGGCGAAAGTGTTACATTTCTTGGTAATCTAAATCTAACCGGTTTACCTGAATGGTTCACTAGCACCTTAAATAACTTAAATACGATAGAGATTAAGGCATTCTTCGCAGTACCAGGCGACACAATTCCGCTAGAGCTTGAATATTTAAATAAAGATGATCAATGTATATTTTCAACGTTTGCGATCTTTAAGTACAAGCATAAAGGCACTCATTTTATGGAAATGGAGGGTTTATCGAAAAAATACCCAATCAAAATTAATATAACAATTGATCAACAGAAACCTGAGTCTAATATCAATATAGAATATTCTCATCCAAATGGCTACAGACCTGCTGAACTCCTCGAATATGATGAGATTCTCTCAAAACTAATTACAATCGGAAAGCTTCGCATTACTAACAAAGATTCCGAAGAAATTTATGTTATAGAAGAGTTTACTGTCACTCCGAAACCCCTGTTTACTGACGATAGAATGCGACAACTTGTAGTTAACTTAGATGAAATAAACACTGCTTTTGACTTAGATATTAAAATTCCTGAGCGCACCATTTCCGCTGACGAAGAAAACATAATTAATGTATTTTCCGACGCCCTCCGAGAAGGTCACACTAACCTACTTTGGCCTCTTCCATTTACGGACACTGACCATGTACTTATTGTAGATAAAGATCGAAACACATACAAAGACTTTATTAAACATATAGAAGCTCATGGATACAGTTTAATACCACCACAATCAATTATTGTTAAAATTTTTGATCAAGAGATCACTGTACAAGCTGGACTTCTTGTTTATCCTACTGAAATTGTGAATATGGATGAAATAGAATCTAGTCTCAGCACAGATGCGGAAACAATCCTCATAGCTTTTAAATTTGACCAAAGCAAATCAGAAGTGTTTTTCCCAGATTTTTTAGAGGATGAGCTTAAAAGAATACCATAA
- a CDS encoding DUF3800 domain-containing protein, which produces MSSFINLAPKLKINAYIDESGDEGFNFGIPKCMHSTEWLTFTAVCVKEIDEDKCMSVVDRIIKRGWIDCKNTPPTRLHWLQFEHSHKLMIADELAQQPFTFITVGIWKPKLWGQSSWNHEKLWHYVTLFLMERISWHIYAENASGTVTFSTRKNKYNQYLQNRIPDLMHRGPESIKPVFEKNAFRLVSNDQLKMLQIADIYAGIASNAIEPDNFGFCEGRYLKRVAHQLYTKYGKIFSYGLKLYPDQSLTKSPVGSYNFLLASGQNGNQVLSDSA; this is translated from the coding sequence ATGAGCTCATTTATCAACCTCGCTCCAAAATTGAAAATCAACGCTTACATAGACGAATCAGGCGACGAAGGTTTCAACTTCGGAATACCCAAATGTATGCATAGTACGGAATGGCTCACTTTTACAGCCGTATGTGTGAAAGAAATTGATGAAGACAAGTGCATGAGTGTAGTTGATAGGATTATTAAACGTGGTTGGATTGACTGTAAAAATACACCACCGACTAGGTTGCATTGGCTCCAATTTGAACATAGTCACAAACTGATGATTGCTGACGAGCTAGCACAGCAACCATTCACATTTATAACAGTAGGTATCTGGAAGCCAAAGCTCTGGGGACAATCTAGTTGGAACCATGAAAAACTCTGGCACTATGTCACACTGTTTCTTATGGAGCGCATTAGTTGGCATATTTATGCAGAAAATGCTTCGGGCACAGTCACATTTTCAACACGCAAAAACAAATACAATCAGTACTTACAGAATCGCATTCCTGATTTAATGCACAGGGGTCCTGAAAGTATCAAGCCCGTATTTGAAAAGAATGCGTTTCGCTTAGTATCCAACGATCAACTTAAAATGCTTCAAATAGCAGATATATACGCTGGTATTGCATCCAATGCTATTGAACCAGATAACTTCGGTTTTTGTGAAGGACGTTATCTAAAACGTGTTGCACACCAACTTTATACCAAGTATGGGAAGATATTCTCGTATGGTTTGAAGTTATACCCCGACCAAAGTTTAACCAAGTCTCCTGTCGGATCGTACAACTTCCTTTTGGCATCAGGGCAGAATGGAAATCAAGTCTTAAGTGACAGCGCATAG
- a CDS encoding ParA family protein, with product MSKAKIIAWMGRKGGIGKTTGAITLASGLARQGLHTLLVDADGQGNASSSVGIEPHDAFASLILEDSEWADVLVPVPEAFAGPGLRFDLLSAAELQSEVEHADYNLVTQVIYERFHELDSIYDVIIVDTSPSITAIHTAFYFTADYILLPTLNEDDSIGSLAKSIAYISAAIAQANQQADPPAVAQILGIVPQKISLRFLADRLMYKHLQQFYGAHYQVLPPVMRRAAWRSARTLTQSIWTAEVPGVAAARGEFEPVTRLVSSLLTHAQELVS from the coding sequence ATGTCCAAAGCAAAAATCATCGCCTGGATGGGCCGCAAGGGTGGCATTGGCAAGACAACCGGCGCGATTACCCTGGCGAGCGGCCTGGCCCGCCAGGGCCTGCATACCCTGCTCGTCGATGCCGATGGGCAGGGCAATGCCAGCAGCTCAGTGGGGATCGAACCCCATGACGCTTTTGCATCCCTCATCCTTGAAGATTCTGAATGGGCCGATGTGCTTGTGCCCGTGCCAGAAGCATTTGCTGGCCCCGGCTTGCGTTTCGATTTACTCAGCGCTGCCGAGCTGCAAAGCGAAGTCGAACATGCCGATTACAACCTGGTGACGCAGGTCATTTATGAGCGCTTCCACGAACTGGATAGCATCTACGATGTCATCATCGTCGATACCTCGCCCTCAATTACCGCCATCCATACCGCGTTCTACTTCACCGCCGATTACATCCTGCTGCCAACCCTCAACGAAGACGACAGCATCGGCTCGCTGGCAAAATCAATCGCTTACATCAGCGCAGCCATCGCGCAAGCCAACCAGCAGGCAGATCCACCGGCAGTGGCGCAAATCCTGGGCATCGTCCCGCAAAAAATCTCCCTGCGATTTCTAGCAGATCGCCTCATGTATAAGCACCTTCAGCAGTTCTATGGCGCACACTACCAGGTCTTGCCCCCTGTCATGCGCAGGGCAGCCTGGCGCAGCGCCCGCACCCTCACACAATCCATCTGGACCGCAGAAGTGCCCGGCGTGGCCGCTGCGCGTGGAGAATTTGAACCGGTGACGCGCCTGGTCAGCAGCCTGCTCACCCACGCCCAGGAGCTCGTCTCATGA
- a CDS encoding 3'-5' exonuclease, whose amino-acid sequence MQQPETKIVFRKTITAGYPYYGDGTWTLQTTGLQWDEHGYPIAPDVEIIAPDSDLLSDIGEVIAEGKQVDAWVTLNNFYLAFQDEVQYMARHWAREIAVIQLAHAQPDLPSWNTGKIRFWLVEVTEAYRFIMSDFQLNRDGITEDDLVAVDRLLDDLRAEWRYQRTPQPSGEEVPFEADLWQREKQDDIDALEDDEPEEGSFEHAQQARAGAIAWAKKLLARDAGFVVIDLETTGLDRDAEIVQIGVLSSTGAALMNTLVKPTKPIPAAASKVHGITDDMVADAPGFADIYADLRKHIWGQTWVIFNAQFDAGVIDQVCKMHGLNRIDRLNEECAMLQYAAYRGEWNDYFGNWRWPKLAYAIQQFDIDLGDGNQHNALTDCRTTLALVKAIAAADQPAQEAASS is encoded by the coding sequence ATGCAACAACCAGAAACCAAAATCGTGTTCCGCAAGACAATAACGGCAGGCTATCCCTACTACGGCGATGGCACCTGGACGCTTCAAACCACCGGGCTGCAATGGGATGAGCACGGCTACCCCATCGCCCCAGATGTCGAAATCATCGCACCGGATAGTGATCTGCTGTCCGACATTGGCGAAGTCATCGCCGAAGGCAAACAGGTCGACGCCTGGGTCACGCTGAATAATTTTTATCTCGCGTTCCAGGATGAGGTCCAGTACATGGCCCGCCATTGGGCACGAGAAATTGCCGTGATCCAGCTCGCTCACGCTCAGCCGGACCTGCCATCCTGGAATACAGGCAAAATCCGTTTCTGGCTCGTGGAAGTCACAGAAGCCTATCGATTTATCATGTCAGACTTTCAGCTTAACCGAGATGGCATCACCGAAGATGACCTGGTCGCTGTCGATCGCCTGCTGGATGACCTGCGCGCTGAATGGCGTTACCAGCGCACGCCACAGCCAAGCGGTGAAGAGGTGCCCTTTGAGGCAGATCTCTGGCAGCGCGAAAAACAGGATGACATCGACGCTCTAGAAGACGACGAGCCAGAAGAAGGCAGCTTTGAGCACGCGCAGCAAGCACGGGCAGGGGCCATCGCCTGGGCAAAAAAGTTGCTTGCCCGCGATGCCGGTTTCGTCGTCATCGACCTGGAAACCACCGGCTTAGATCGGGATGCTGAGATTGTGCAGATCGGCGTGCTGTCATCCACTGGCGCAGCGCTCATGAACACACTTGTCAAGCCAACAAAGCCCATCCCCGCTGCGGCGAGTAAGGTTCATGGCATCACCGATGACATGGTCGCGGATGCCCCTGGTTTTGCCGATATTTACGCGGACCTGAGAAAACATATCTGGGGCCAGACCTGGGTCATTTTCAATGCCCAGTTCGATGCTGGCGTCATTGATCAGGTCTGCAAAATGCATGGTTTAAATCGCATCGATCGCCTGAACGAAGAATGCGCCATGCTTCAGTACGCGGCTTATCGCGGTGAATGGAACGATTACTTCGGCAATTGGCGCTGGCCCAAACTAGCCTACGCCATTCAGCAATTTGACATCGACCTGGGCGACGGCAATCAGCACAACGCGCTGACAGACTGCCGCACAACGCTGGCTCTCGTCAAGGCCATCGCCGCCGCTGATCAGCCCGCCCAAGAAGCTGCCAGCAGCTAA